From the Sphingomonas suaedae genome, one window contains:
- a CDS encoding DsbA family protein, giving the protein MIERLAKSPLALVGTLVLSGAIGGALVLGVQALTAGSDGEQDDKAIGQVVRDYVLENPELLPEAMKRLQERESGKAVAANRAAIFEPYSGAWEGNPSGDVTVSVWMDYACGYCRASLPMIARLMAEDPRVRIVYRELPVLSEGSRVAARWGLAAAEQGKFKPFHTALYSAGQLSEASIASAAASAGLDTARAEQAIGSERVEEEVARNLDTAGKLGVTGTPSWVIGDQVISGMVPYEVLKQAVEASRTKAK; this is encoded by the coding sequence GTGATCGAACGATTGGCGAAAAGCCCGCTGGCGCTTGTCGGCACGCTGGTGTTGTCCGGCGCGATCGGTGGCGCACTGGTGCTTGGCGTGCAGGCGTTGACTGCCGGATCGGACGGCGAGCAGGACGACAAGGCGATCGGTCAGGTCGTGCGCGACTATGTGCTCGAAAACCCCGAACTGCTGCCCGAGGCGATGAAGCGGTTGCAGGAGCGCGAGAGCGGCAAGGCGGTCGCGGCCAATCGCGCCGCGATCTTCGAACCCTATTCGGGCGCCTGGGAGGGCAATCCCTCGGGCGACGTCACCGTTTCGGTATGGATGGACTATGCGTGCGGCTATTGCCGCGCCAGCCTGCCGATGATCGCGCGGTTGATGGCCGAGGACCCGCGCGTCCGCATCGTCTATCGCGAACTGCCGGTGTTGAGCGAGGGGAGTCGCGTCGCCGCACGCTGGGGCCTCGCCGCTGCGGAGCAGGGTAAGTTCAAGCCTTTTCACACCGCCCTCTATTCCGCCGGACAGCTGAGCGAGGCATCGATCGCATCCGCGGCGGCTTCGGCGGGACTCGACACTGCGCGCGCGGAACAGGCGATCGGCAGCGAGCGGGTCGAAGAAGAAGTCGCACGCAACCTCGACACCGCGGGCAAGCTGGGTGTCACCGGGACGCCGAGCTGGGTGATCGGCGATCAGGTGATCTCCGGCATGGTGCCCTATGAAGTTCTGAAACAGGCGGTCGAAGCCTCGCGCACCAAGGCGAAATAA
- the ppc gene encoding phosphoenolpyruvate carboxylase, with the protein MASSPPITNNPDVRFLGRVLGDVIRAYGGEPLFRRIEYIRSASVDRHRGVAGADSIDPGLDSLSLDETLDFVRSFMLFSMLANLAEDRQGIAAEPGADVEHAVAKLKEHGIGRDRIAELLEHALVAPVLTAHPTEVRRKSMLDHRNRIAELMRMKDEKIAETPDGDLVDEAIVRQVALLWQTRVLRFERLYVADEVENALSYLRDVFLPTLPALYARWDRALGSRVPPFLRPGNWIGGDRDGNPFVTAESMRLTLARSSEAVLAHYLDAVHALGAEISISAHHARIDDGVQALADASGDAAASRSDEPYRRAISGIYARLAATYRDLTGKAPPRPGALKGERYADPAAFRADLSAIAKGLAAQGGETLASSGALGRLIRSVDIFGFHLATLDMRQNSAVHERVVGELLKVAGVEGDYASLDEDARVALLRRELASPRPLTSRYADYSDETASELAIVHEAAQAHQRYGRAAISQYIVSMAQSVSDLLEVNILLKEAGLYIPGETPQAHVMAVPLFETISDLEAAPDIMRAWFALPEIAAISKARGHQEVMIGYSDSNKDGGYLTSTWGLSKGSTALKPVFEEAGIGMQLFHGRGGAVGRGGGSSFAAIQAQPPGTVQGRIRITEQGEVIAAKYGTRESAQTNLEAMASATLLASLEPQRLSDADAARFEGAMEQLSTTAFAAYRDLVYGTEGFTTFFRQMTPIAEIAGLKIGSRPASRKKSDAIEDLRAIPWVFSWAQARVMLPGWYGVGQALAAFKDRGLLREMAAGWPLFASTLANMEMVLAKSDMGIAGRYAALVEDRALADGIFGRIGDGWRMTHDQLLEVTRQTRLLEKHPALETSIKLRLPYIEPLNLLQVELLKRHRAGETDPKIEQGILLSINAIATALRNSG; encoded by the coding sequence ATGGCCAGTTCACCCCCGATCACCAACAATCCCGATGTCCGTTTTCTGGGCCGCGTCCTTGGCGATGTGATCCGCGCCTATGGCGGCGAACCGCTGTTCCGGCGGATCGAATATATCCGATCGGCGTCGGTCGACCGGCACCGCGGCGTTGCCGGGGCGGACTCGATCGATCCGGGGCTGGACAGCCTCAGCCTCGACGAGACGCTCGATTTCGTGCGCAGCTTCATGCTGTTCTCGATGCTCGCCAATCTGGCGGAGGACCGGCAGGGGATCGCCGCAGAGCCCGGCGCGGATGTCGAACATGCCGTTGCGAAGCTGAAGGAACATGGCATCGGCCGCGATCGGATCGCGGAGCTGCTCGAACATGCGCTGGTCGCCCCGGTGCTGACCGCGCATCCGACCGAGGTGCGGCGCAAGTCGATGCTCGATCACCGCAACCGCATCGCCGAACTGATGCGGATGAAGGACGAGAAGATCGCCGAAACCCCGGACGGCGATCTGGTGGATGAGGCGATCGTGCGCCAGGTGGCGTTGCTGTGGCAGACGCGAGTGCTGCGCTTCGAGCGGCTCTATGTCGCGGACGAGGTCGAGAATGCGCTGTCCTATCTGCGCGACGTGTTCCTGCCGACCTTGCCCGCGCTCTATGCCCGCTGGGATCGCGCGCTGGGCAGTCGCGTCCCGCCCTTCCTGCGCCCCGGCAACTGGATCGGCGGCGATCGCGACGGCAATCCGTTCGTCACCGCAGAGTCGATGCGCCTTACGCTGGCGCGCTCGTCGGAAGCGGTGCTCGCCCATTATCTCGACGCGGTCCATGCGCTGGGCGCGGAAATCTCGATCTCGGCGCACCATGCGCGGATCGACGACGGGGTTCAGGCGCTGGCCGATGCGAGCGGAGACGCGGCGGCAAGCCGCAGCGACGAGCCTTATCGCCGGGCGATTTCGGGCATCTATGCGCGGCTCGCCGCGACCTATCGCGACCTGACCGGCAAGGCACCGCCACGGCCCGGCGCGCTCAAGGGCGAACGTTACGCCGACCCGGCGGCCTTCCGCGCCGACCTGTCCGCCATCGCCAAGGGGCTGGCTGCGCAGGGCGGAGAGACGCTGGCGTCGAGCGGCGCGCTGGGGCGGCTGATCCGTTCGGTCGATATTTTCGGATTCCACCTCGCGACGCTCGACATGCGCCAGAATAGTGCGGTGCATGAGCGCGTCGTCGGGGAATTGCTGAAGGTCGCGGGGGTCGAGGGCGATTATGCGTCGCTGGACGAGGACGCGCGTGTCGCGCTGCTGCGTCGCGAACTGGCGAGCCCACGGCCGCTGACCAGCCGCTATGCCGACTATAGCGACGAGACCGCGTCCGAACTCGCCATCGTTCATGAAGCGGCACAGGCGCATCAGCGCTACGGCCGCGCGGCGATCAGCCAATATATCGTGTCGATGGCGCAGTCGGTTTCCGACCTGCTGGAGGTCAACATCCTCCTCAAGGAAGCGGGCCTTTACATCCCCGGCGAGACGCCGCAGGCGCATGTGATGGCGGTGCCGCTGTTCGAGACGATCAGCGATCTGGAGGCCGCGCCGGACATCATGCGCGCCTGGTTCGCGCTGCCCGAGATCGCCGCGATCTCGAAGGCGCGCGGGCATCAGGAAGTGATGATCGGCTATTCCGATTCGAACAAGGACGGCGGCTACCTCACCTCGACCTGGGGCCTGTCCAAGGGATCGACCGCGCTCAAGCCCGTGTTCGAGGAGGCCGGGATCGGGATGCAGCTGTTCCATGGCCGCGGCGGTGCGGTGGGGCGCGGGGGCGGCTCGTCCTTCGCGGCGATCCAGGCGCAGCCGCCGGGCACGGTGCAGGGCCGCATCCGCATCACCGAACAGGGCGAGGTGATCGCCGCCAAATATGGCACGCGGGAAAGCGCGCAGACCAATTTGGAGGCAATGGCGTCGGCGACGTTGCTCGCCAGCCTGGAGCCGCAGCGGCTGTCGGATGCTGACGCGGCGCGGTTCGAAGGGGCGATGGAGCAGCTTTCGACCACGGCGTTCGCGGCCTATCGCGACCTCGTCTATGGCACCGAAGGGTTCACCACCTTTTTCCGCCAGATGACGCCGATCGCCGAGATCGCCGGCCTAAAGATTGGCAGCCGTCCGGCGAGCCGCAAGAAGAGCGACGCGATCGAGGATCTGCGCGCGATTCCCTGGGTATTCAGCTGGGCCCAGGCGCGAGTCATGCTGCCGGGCTGGTATGGCGTGGGGCAGGCGCTTGCCGCGTTCAAGGATCGCGGATTGCTGCGCGAGATGGCGGCGGGCTGGCCGCTCTTCGCTTCGACGCTGGCGAATATGGAGATGGTGCTGGCGAAGTCCGATATGGGCATTGCCGGTCGCTATGCCGCGCTGGTCGAGGATCGCGCATTGGCGGACGGTATTTTCGGGCGCATCGGTGACGGCTGGCGCATGACGCACGACCAGTTGCTGGAGGTGACGCGGCAGACGCGGCTGCTGGAGAAGCATCCGGCGCTCGAGACGTCGATCAAGCTGCGCCTGCCCTATATCGAGCCGCTCAACCTGCTTCAGGTCGAACTGCTCAAGCGGCATCGCGCGGGCGAGACCGATCCCAAGATCGAACAGGGCATATTGCTGTCGATCAACGCGATCGCGACGGCACTGCGGAATAGCGGCTAG
- a CDS encoding ExbD/TolR family protein, giving the protein MARAATYRRNEFEPLSALNITPLIDVMLVLLIMLIVTIPIASHKIPVDLPTGVSKPDDGITHRLDIAADGTLSWDGARIADAQLPALLASGVAANEPLHMKTDAAARYERFDDVLAVVKRAGVTKLGFVGHEAMTLD; this is encoded by the coding sequence ATGGCCCGCGCCGCTACCTATCGCCGCAATGAGTTCGAACCGCTCAGCGCGCTCAACATCACCCCGCTGATCGACGTGATGCTGGTGCTGCTCATCATGCTGATCGTCACCATCCCGATCGCCAGCCACAAGATTCCCGTCGATCTGCCGACCGGCGTGAGCAAGCCGGATGACGGCATTACCCACCGGCTCGATATCGCCGCCGATGGCACGCTGAGCTGGGATGGCGCCCGGATCGCCGACGCGCAGCTCCCCGCCCTGCTCGCTTCAGGCGTCGCGGCGAACGAACCGCTGCACATGAAGACCGACGCCGCCGCGCGCTACGAACGGTTTGACGATGTGCTGGCAGTGGTGAAGCGTGCCGGGGTGACCAAATTGGGCTTTGTCGGCCATGAGGCGATGACTCTCGACTGA
- a CDS encoding isopenicillin N synthase family dioxygenase, with the protein MPDTLLAQVPLVSLADQAGDPQGFAAVLGGSFERFGFAMVRDHGIPQDLVDRAWAMTKAFFDRPEAEKRGYFIEGGGGARGYTPFKTEIAKGATHVDLKEFWHIGRELPEGHRFSALMAPNVWPDAPEGFRETFIELFAAFDTAGDKLLSAIAVHLGLAPDWFDHAVADGNSVLRLLHYPPVTEDAPNVRAGAHEDINLITLLLGAEEAGLELLDKDGRWLPVKPPEGALVVNVGDMLQRLTNHVLPSTTHRVVNPPVERRGHSRYSMPFFLHPAPDFLIKALPQCVSEENPEREPPITAHDYLAERLAEIGLTKS; encoded by the coding sequence ATGCCCGATACCCTGTTAGCGCAAGTCCCGCTCGTCAGCCTCGCCGATCAGGCGGGCGATCCGCAGGGATTTGCCGCCGTGCTTGGCGGTTCGTTCGAGCGGTTCGGCTTTGCGATGGTGCGCGATCACGGCATCCCGCAGGATCTGGTCGATCGCGCCTGGGCGATGACCAAGGCGTTCTTCGACCGCCCCGAAGCCGAGAAGCGCGGCTATTTCATCGAAGGCGGCGGTGGCGCGCGCGGCTATACGCCGTTCAAGACCGAGATCGCCAAGGGCGCCACCCATGTCGACCTCAAGGAATTCTGGCATATCGGCCGCGAACTGCCCGAGGGGCATCGCTTTTCGGCCTTGATGGCGCCGAATGTCTGGCCCGATGCGCCCGAGGGGTTCCGCGAGACCTTTATCGAGCTGTTCGCCGCGTTCGATACGGCGGGCGACAAGCTGCTCTCGGCGATCGCGGTGCATCTCGGGCTTGCGCCCGACTGGTTCGACCATGCGGTCGCGGACGGCAATTCGGTGCTGCGCCTGCTCCATTATCCGCCGGTGACCGAGGATGCGCCCAATGTGCGCGCCGGCGCGCATGAGGACATCAACCTCATCACCCTGTTGCTCGGCGCCGAGGAGGCCGGGCTTGAACTGCTCGACAAGGATGGGCGCTGGCTGCCGGTCAAGCCGCCCGAGGGCGCGCTGGTCGTCAATGTCGGCGATATGCTCCAGCGGCTGACCAACCATGTCCTTCCCTCGACCACGCATCGCGTGGTCAATCCGCCCGTCGAGCGGCGCGGCCATTCGCGCTATTCGATGCCCTTCTTTCTGCATCCTGCGCCCGATTTCCTCATCAAGGCGCTGCCGCAATGCGTGAGCGAGGAGAATCCCGAGCGCGAGCCGCCGATCACCG
- a CDS encoding multidrug effflux MFS transporter translates to MDARTEISQSEPIDRSPIPMGEFVAMIASIMALTALGIDSMLPALPAIGEQLGVSEPNHRQYIITAFMLGFAVGQLFHGPLADRFGRKPVIGIALALYVVTNVVAAFSSSFELLLVARAASGAAVAAGRVVTVALVRDCFQGRAMARVMSLAFMTFMVVPVLAPAWGQLMVMIFGSWRLIFGGIGIVAALVLTWFLIRMPETLDPKSVNPLDLREIWRGYRIMFRDRWAVGYTFATAAITGCFFAFIGSIQQIVYDVFKRPELLTVVFASVAGLMAVSAFANSRLVMRFGMRFLSHLAILVTTILAMVHLAVILLGGENLVVFIVLQAPMMAAMGLANSNFSAMAMENMGEIAGRASSLQGFIATLGAAVFGAVIGQAFDGTTVPLYIGFTVLGLAALGIVFVTERGKLFRRN, encoded by the coding sequence ATGGACGCGCGTACAGAGATTTCCCAGTCCGAACCGATCGACCGGTCCCCCATTCCGATGGGCGAATTCGTCGCGATGATCGCATCGATCATGGCGCTGACCGCGCTCGGGATCGATTCGATGCTGCCCGCCTTGCCCGCGATCGGCGAGCAATTGGGAGTCAGCGAGCCCAATCATCGCCAGTACATCATCACCGCCTTCATGCTGGGCTTCGCCGTCGGCCAGCTGTTCCACGGCCCGCTCGCCGACCGGTTCGGGCGGAAGCCGGTGATCGGCATTGCCCTCGCGCTGTATGTCGTCACCAACGTCGTCGCTGCCTTCTCGTCGAGCTTCGAACTGCTGCTGGTCGCACGCGCGGCGAGCGGCGCTGCGGTCGCGGCCGGACGCGTGGTGACCGTGGCGCTGGTGCGCGACTGCTTCCAGGGCCGGGCGATGGCACGGGTGATGAGCCTTGCGTTCATGACGTTCATGGTCGTCCCGGTCCTGGCACCCGCCTGGGGCCAGTTGATGGTGATGATCTTCGGATCGTGGCGGCTGATCTTCGGCGGAATCGGCATCGTCGCGGCGCTGGTGCTCACCTGGTTCCTGATCCGAATGCCCGAAACGCTGGACCCGAAGTCGGTCAACCCGCTCGACCTGCGCGAGATCTGGCGCGGCTATCGCATCATGTTCCGCGATCGCTGGGCGGTGGGCTATACCTTCGCGACCGCGGCGATCACCGGCTGCTTCTTCGCCTTCATCGGTTCGATCCAGCAGATCGTCTATGACGTATTCAAGCGACCCGAACTGCTGACGGTGGTGTTCGCCTCGGTCGCCGGACTGATGGCGGTCAGCGCGTTCGCCAATTCGCGGCTGGTGATGCGGTTCGGGATGCGCTTCCTGTCGCACCTCGCGATTCTGGTCACCACGATCCTCGCCATGGTCCATCTCGCGGTGATCCTGTTGGGGGGCGAGAATCTGGTCGTTTTCATCGTGTTGCAGGCACCGATGATGGCGGCGATGGGCCTTGCCAATTCCAATTTCTCGGCAATGGCGATGGAGAATATGGGGGAGATCGCCGGGCGCGCCTCCAGCCTTCAAGGCTTTATCGCGACCTTGGGCGCCGCGGTGTTCGGCGCGGTGATCGGCCAGGCGTTCGACGGCACGACGGTGCCGCTCTATATCGGCTTCACCGTGCTCGGCCTCGCGGCGCTCGGCATCGTTTTCGTGACCGAACGCGGCAAATTGTTTCGCCGCAACTGA
- a CDS encoding CPBP family intramembrane glutamic endopeptidase: protein MTGALPFAPLDALLLAALAAAYLWYVRGDGGGIGRDDRIGRYRRWMRRAPLAFGASALAALLLAGQLSALASPPVAFDPLIEPARTLAGFGGDILHLKLAVLAGFGGGSLAGLLIAWWRARRGKRQLMAGKIAALLPRTPGEIGWTAALGIVAGIVEELFFRLALPLFAARVSGSAEVGMALAIALFAYAHRYQGWVGMAMSTLVGALLAILYLATGQLWFAMTVHALLNLNALVIRPLFVRPHRPTPPPGHP, encoded by the coding sequence TTGACGGGCGCCCTGCCGTTCGCGCCGCTCGATGCGCTGCTGCTCGCCGCGCTTGCCGCCGCCTATCTCTGGTACGTCCGTGGCGATGGCGGCGGCATCGGGCGCGACGACCGGATCGGCCGCTATCGCCGCTGGATGCGCCGCGCGCCGCTCGCCTTCGGGGCAAGCGCGCTGGCGGCACTGCTGCTGGCAGGGCAATTGAGCGCGCTGGCGAGCCCGCCGGTCGCGTTCGACCCGCTGATCGAACCGGCGCGCACGCTCGCCGGGTTCGGGGGCGATATCCTCCACCTCAAGCTTGCGGTGCTGGCCGGGTTCGGCGGCGGATCGCTGGCCGGCCTGCTGATCGCCTGGTGGCGCGCACGGCGTGGTAAGCGCCAGCTGATGGCGGGCAAGATCGCGGCGCTGCTCCCCCGCACGCCAGGGGAAATAGGGTGGACCGCAGCGCTCGGCATCGTCGCGGGGATCGTCGAGGAACTGTTCTTCCGCCTCGCCCTTCCGCTATTCGCGGCGCGGGTGTCAGGCAGCGCGGAGGTCGGCATGGCGCTCGCCATCGCGCTGTTCGCCTATGCCCATCGCTACCAGGGCTGGGTCGGCATGGCGATGTCGACGCTGGTCGGCGCGCTGCTGGCGATCCTCTATCTCGCCACCGGCCAGCTCTGGTTCGCCATGACCGTCCACGCGCTCCTCAACCTCAACGCGCTCGTGATCCGGCCGTTGTTCGTCAGACCGCACCGGCCCACTCCCCCACCCGGCCACCCATAG
- a CDS encoding ABC transporter permease, which yields MKGFNHHGVWAIYRFEMARALRTLWQSLVTPVITTALYFVVFGGAIGSRMQELDGVSYGSFIVPGLIMMNLLQLSISNASIGIYFPKFTGTVYELLSAPVSAWEMVLGYVGAAATKSIAIGLLILVTAMLFVDVPIAHPFMMLTMLVLTAVTFSMLGFIIGIWAKGFEQLSFVPALIVTPLTFLGGAFYTINMLPEPWRTVSLANPVVYLVSGFRWAFFDKGDVAIGISLGFTAAFLLVCLGVIGWIFKSGWRLKN from the coding sequence GTGAAGGGATTCAACCATCACGGCGTCTGGGCGATCTATCGCTTCGAAATGGCGCGCGCGCTGCGCACCTTGTGGCAGAGCCTGGTCACGCCGGTCATCACCACCGCGCTCTATTTCGTGGTGTTCGGCGGGGCGATCGGCAGCCGGATGCAGGAGCTGGACGGCGTTTCTTACGGCAGCTTCATCGTGCCGGGGCTGATCATGATGAACCTCCTCCAGCTGTCGATTTCCAATGCCTCGATCGGCATCTATTTCCCCAAGTTCACGGGCACCGTCTATGAACTCCTCTCCGCCCCGGTATCGGCATGGGAGATGGTGCTGGGCTATGTCGGCGCGGCGGCGACCAAGTCGATCGCGATCGGACTGCTGATCCTGGTCACCGCGATGCTGTTCGTCGATGTGCCGATCGCGCATCCATTCATGATGCTGACGATGCTGGTGCTGACCGCGGTGACGTTCAGCATGTTGGGCTTCATCATCGGCATCTGGGCCAAGGGGTTCGAGCAGCTCTCGTTCGTCCCCGCGCTGATCGTGACGCCGCTGACGTTCCTGGGCGGTGCGTTCTATACGATCAACATGCTCCCCGAACCGTGGCGCACGGTGAGTCTCGCCAACCCGGTCGTCTATCTGGTCAGCGGCTTCCGCTGGGCGTTTTTCGACAAGGGCGATGTCGCGATCGGGATCAGCCTGGGCTTCACCGCCGCGTTCCTGCTGGTCTGCCTCGGCGTGATCGGCTGGATCTTCAAGAGCGGTTGGCGTTTGAAGAACTAG
- the glpX gene encoding class II fructose-bisphosphatase, which translates to MQPASQLLDRVLVLEMVRVTEAAAIAASTLVGRGDEKAADAAAVEAMRAALNELYMDGTVVIGEGERDEAPMLYIGEKVGSAPGKGPKIDIALDPLEGTTICAKAGPNSLAVLAIAEEGNLLNAPDVYMDKIAVGPGYPADAIDLDRSVTENIRAIAAVKGVEPHEIIACVLDRPRHEKLIAELRSLGCGVVLIGDGDVAGVIATTDPDTTIDVYMGQGGAPEGVLACAALRCVGGQFKGRLLFRNEDERARARKWGITDLDRQYDLSELAKGDCIFAATGVTDGSLLQGVKRMKGKMTTESVVMRASSGTVRWVKGEHRTDR; encoded by the coding sequence ATGCAGCCCGCCAGCCAGCTTCTCGACCGCGTCCTTGTCCTCGAAATGGTCCGCGTGACCGAAGCCGCGGCGATCGCCGCTTCGACGCTGGTCGGTCGCGGCGACGAAAAGGCCGCCGATGCCGCCGCGGTCGAGGCGATGCGCGCTGCGCTCAACGAACTCTATATGGACGGCACCGTCGTGATCGGCGAGGGCGAGCGCGACGAGGCGCCGATGCTCTATATCGGCGAAAAGGTCGGATCGGCGCCGGGCAAGGGGCCGAAGATCGACATTGCGCTCGATCCCCTGGAAGGCACCACCATCTGCGCCAAGGCGGGTCCCAACAGCCTCGCCGTTTTGGCGATCGCCGAGGAAGGCAATCTGCTCAACGCCCCCGACGTCTATATGGACAAAATCGCGGTCGGCCCGGGGTACCCCGCCGACGCCATCGACCTCGACCGCTCGGTGACCGAGAATATCCGCGCGATCGCCGCGGTGAAGGGCGTCGAGCCGCATGAGATCATCGCCTGCGTGCTGGATCGTCCGCGCCACGAAAAGCTGATCGCCGAACTGCGCTCGCTCGGCTGCGGCGTCGTGCTGATCGGCGATGGCGACGTCGCCGGGGTGATCGCCACCACCGACCCCGACACCACGATCGACGTCTATATGGGCCAGGGCGGCGCGCCGGAGGGCGTGCTCGCCTGCGCCGCGCTGCGCTGCGTCGGCGGCCAGTTCAAGGGCCGCCTGTTGTTCCGCAATGAGGATGAGCGCGCCCGCGCCCGCAAATGGGGCATCACCGATCTCGACAGACAGTACGACCTGTCCGAACTCGCCAAGGGTGACTGCATCTTCGCCGCAACCGGCGTAACCGACGGCTCGCTGCTTCAGGGAGTCAAGCGGATGAAGGGCAAGATGACGACCGAGAGCGTCGTGATGCGCGCCAGTTCGGGCACCGTCCGCTGGGTCAAGGGCGAACATCGCACCGATCGATGA
- a CDS encoding ABC transporter ATP-binding protein translates to MQPILSGHPILSVRGVSKTYASGHKALGAVDLDINQGEIFALLGPNGAGKTTLINIICGIVTPSSGTITVDGHDTIADARAARMKIGLVPQELSVDMFETVLATTRYSRRLFGRAGHDAYIDQVLKDLSLDDKRKSKIMELSGGMKRRVLIAKALAHEPEILFLDEPTAGVDVELRRDMWKLVHRLRERGTTIILTTHYIEEAEEMADRVGVINKGELLLVEEKAALMKKLGKREMDIALVEPMTVIPGELARWQLSLEDEGHRLRYTFDAQAERTGIPSLLRTLADLNIAFKDLDTSKSSLEDIFVDLVAAKREEAA, encoded by the coding sequence ATGCAGCCGATCTTATCCGGGCACCCTATTTTATCTGTTAGGGGCGTCAGCAAGACCTATGCCTCCGGGCACAAGGCGCTGGGCGCAGTCGATCTCGATATCAACCAGGGCGAGATTTTCGCGCTGCTCGGGCCGAACGGCGCAGGCAAGACGACGCTGATCAACATCATCTGCGGTATCGTCACGCCCAGCAGCGGGACGATCACCGTCGATGGCCATGACACCATCGCCGATGCCCGCGCCGCGCGGATGAAGATCGGGCTGGTGCCGCAGGAATTGTCGGTCGACATGTTCGAAACGGTGCTGGCGACAACGCGCTACAGCCGCCGCCTGTTCGGTCGTGCGGGGCACGACGCCTATATCGATCAGGTGCTGAAAGACCTGTCGCTCGACGACAAGCGCAAGTCGAAGATCATGGAATTGTCAGGCGGCATGAAGCGCCGCGTCCTGATCGCCAAGGCGCTGGCGCATGAACCCGAAATCCTGTTCCTCGACGAGCCGACTGCGGGCGTAGATGTCGAACTGCGGCGGGACATGTGGAAGCTGGTCCACCGGCTGCGTGAGCGCGGGACGACGATCATCCTGACGACCCATTATATCGAAGAGGCCGAGGAGATGGCCGACCGGGTGGGCGTCATCAACAAGGGCGAATTGCTGCTGGTCGAGGAAAAGGCCGCGTTGATGAAGAAGCTGGGCAAGCGCGAAATGGATATCGCGCTGGTCGAGCCGATGACCGTGATTCCGGGCGAATTGGCGCGATGGCAGCTGAGCCTGGAGGATGAGGGGCACCGGTTGCGCTACACCTTCGACGCGCAGGCGGAGCGGACGGGCATCCCGTCGCTGCTGCGCACGCTCGCCGATCTCAACATCGCGTTCAAGGATCTCGATACGTCCAAGTCGAGCCTTGAGGACATTTTCGTCGACCTGGTGGCGGCCAAGCGGGAGGAAGCGGCGTGA
- a CDS encoding DNA primase, which translates to MGGHQVPGQGTGDDGYDEDGYDESQRAEILEATGGGPSNGVLLTDLDPDLGQEIDEEDDEDDVLGLADEPTEEEIGDPDEDVDAEEDAAQTEFDSSTIDEDGLDDSTSTALSP; encoded by the coding sequence ATGGGTGGTCATCAGGTGCCGGGGCAAGGAACCGGCGACGACGGATATGACGAAGACGGCTATGACGAAAGTCAGCGTGCCGAAATACTCGAGGCAACCGGCGGCGGCCCGAGCAATGGCGTCCTGCTGACCGATCTCGACCCCGATCTGGGTCAGGAAATCGACGAAGAGGATGACGAGGACGATGTCCTTGGCCTCGCCGATGAACCGACCGAGGAAGAGATTGGTGATCCCGATGAAGATGTCGATGCCGAAGAGGATGCGGCCCAAACCGAATTCGATTCCAGTACGATCGACGAGGATGGCCTGGACGACAGCACGTCCACGGCACTGAGTCCCTGA
- a CDS encoding acyl-CoA thioesterase — protein sequence MARFTQDITARPDDIDELGHVNNAVWVRWIQDVAVAHWNAVAPPAHRDAYIWVVTRHEIDYRGNVKAGETVTAETWVPDPPKGARFDRHMRFTDADGRVKVEAVSTWAMLDRASGRLVRVRPEIAAPFLGD from the coding sequence ATGGCGCGCTTCACGCAAGACATCACCGCCCGGCCCGACGACATTGACGAGCTGGGGCACGTCAACAATGCCGTCTGGGTCCGGTGGATTCAGGATGTGGCGGTCGCGCATTGGAACGCGGTGGCGCCGCCCGCGCATCGGGACGCCTATATCTGGGTCGTGACTAGGCACGAGATCGACTATCGCGGCAATGTGAAGGCGGGCGAGACGGTGACTGCGGAAACCTGGGTCCCCGACCCACCGAAGGGCGCGCGCTTCGATCGCCATATGCGCTTCACCGACGCCGACGGCCGCGTCAAGGTGGAGGCAGTATCGACCTGGGCGATGCTCGACCGCGCCAGCGGACGGCTGGTCCGGGTGCGACCCGAAATCGCCGCGCCGTTTCTGGGGGACTAA